The Phycisphaerae bacterium genome includes a region encoding these proteins:
- the murC gene encoding UDP-N-acetylmuramate--L-alanine ligase — protein sequence MGRFSVDGLHVHMIGIGGCGMSGAARILLGLGGRVSGSDMTPFDGMGELVAQGATVHIGHAAAHLPDTASLVVISAAIPYDNPELLYARERELPVLKYAELLGIVMDQLEGVAVAGTHGKTTTTAMCAHLFRTSGLDPSFVFGATSVQLGGGSGLGKGPHLVAESCEFDRSFLHLRPRLATILNIEPDHLDCYRDIDDIVDAFGTFASHIRPDGILLIHDADARAHDAARRARVRVETFGFTADADWRAVDPAANCGCYSFEIHHRGRRLLQARLAVAGKHNVLNALAAAALAHHAGAAVEPIAEGLSSFAGVHRRMTLRGKGAGVIIVDDYAHHPTEIRATLEAARGQYQPRRLWVVFQPHQYARTKHFMDEFAGSFGLADEIIIPDVYGARETDRAVLSQGSEELVFRILLRGGHACYMSSLNQAIEHLIKNVTEGDLVMTMGAGDVWKVADELVARICR from the coding sequence GTGGGAAGATTCTCAGTGGACGGGCTGCATGTCCACATGATCGGTATTGGCGGCTGCGGCATGTCCGGAGCCGCCCGTATTCTCCTGGGTCTGGGCGGGCGCGTTTCCGGCTCGGACATGACCCCCTTTGACGGCATGGGGGAATTGGTCGCCCAAGGCGCCACGGTACACATCGGCCACGCCGCCGCCCATCTTCCCGACACCGCCTCGCTCGTCGTCATCAGCGCGGCCATTCCCTACGACAACCCCGAGCTCCTCTACGCCCGCGAGCGCGAGCTCCCCGTTTTGAAATACGCGGAGTTGCTCGGCATTGTCATGGACCAGCTGGAGGGAGTGGCCGTCGCCGGCACCCACGGCAAGACCACAACCACGGCCATGTGCGCTCATCTGTTCCGCACGTCGGGACTTGATCCGTCGTTTGTCTTTGGGGCGACTTCGGTCCAGCTCGGCGGGGGCAGCGGGTTGGGGAAGGGTCCGCACCTTGTTGCGGAATCGTGCGAATTTGACCGTTCGTTCCTGCACCTTCGCCCCCGGCTGGCCACCATCCTCAACATCGAGCCCGATCATCTGGACTGTTACCGCGACATCGACGACATCGTCGATGCCTTCGGCACCTTCGCCTCGCATATTCGTCCTGATGGCATACTGCTGATTCACGATGCCGATGCCCGCGCCCACGACGCCGCCAGGCGCGCTCGAGTTCGCGTGGAGACTTTCGGGTTTACCGCCGATGCTGACTGGCGGGCCGTCGATCCGGCGGCGAACTGTGGCTGCTATTCTTTCGAAATTCACCACCGGGGTCGTCGCCTGCTCCAGGCGCGGCTCGCAGTAGCCGGCAAACACAACGTTCTCAATGCGCTGGCCGCCGCGGCACTGGCCCATCATGCCGGCGCCGCCGTCGAGCCCATTGCCGAAGGACTGTCTTCCTTTGCCGGTGTACATCGCCGCATGACCCTGCGCGGCAAAGGCGCCGGCGTGATCATCGTCGATGACTACGCCCATCATCCGACCGAAATCCGTGCGACGCTCGAGGCCGCTCGCGGCCAATACCAGCCCCGTCGACTCTGGGTCGTCTTCCAGCCCCACCAATATGCCCGAACCAAGCACTTCATGGACGAATTCGCTGGCTCATTCGGGCTTGCGGATGAGATCATCATTCCGGATGTGTACGGCGCGCGCGAGACCGACCGCGCGGTTCTTTCCCAGGGGTCCGAGGAACTTGTCTTCCGCATCCTGCTTCGTGGCGGTCACGCGTGCTACATGAGCTCACTCAATCAGGCGATCGAGCATCTCATTAAGAATGTGACGGAAGGCGACCTGGTCATGACCATGGGCGCCGGTGACGTATGGAAGGTAGCCGATGAGCTGGTGGCACGAATTTGCCGATAG
- the murB gene encoding UDP-N-acetylmuramate dehydrogenase — MSWWHEFADSVELDAPLGPLTWFRVGGRAEMLCRPHSVNALAEIVRRAREQDVPVRILGAGANVLVSDDGVDGVVVRLDSAAFREVRSEGDALRVGAGVDLIPFARRCSRSGLSGLECMAGIPASIGGAVRMNAGGRFGEIKDVVREVEVLTAEGHRQCWPAERVGFGYRHTNLRDEIVLSATVELRRDDPERVSGRFDECHAYKQKSQPLSQQSAGCIFRNPPGASAGALIDQAGLKGRNCGGARVSEIHANFIVAEPDTRVADILRLIELIREQVRRCFSVELQPEVEIWGKRNLAVC; from the coding sequence ATGAGCTGGTGGCACGAATTTGCCGATAGCGTCGAGCTGGACGCACCCCTCGGACCATTGACGTGGTTCCGCGTCGGCGGAAGGGCCGAAATGCTCTGCCGGCCGCATTCCGTTAATGCGCTTGCGGAAATTGTCCGTCGCGCGCGCGAGCAGGACGTGCCCGTGCGAATTCTGGGCGCCGGCGCCAACGTGCTTGTCAGCGATGACGGTGTCGATGGCGTCGTGGTCCGCTTGGATAGCGCCGCATTCCGTGAAGTCCGCAGCGAGGGCGATGCGCTTCGCGTTGGTGCGGGCGTCGATCTGATACCTTTCGCCCGCCGTTGCAGCCGGTCCGGGCTTTCCGGATTGGAATGCATGGCCGGGATCCCCGCGTCCATCGGAGGTGCCGTGCGTATGAACGCCGGGGGCCGCTTCGGGGAAATCAAGGACGTCGTGCGCGAAGTCGAGGTCCTCACGGCCGAGGGACATCGTCAGTGCTGGCCCGCCGAACGGGTCGGCTTCGGCTACCGCCACACGAACCTCCGCGACGAAATCGTCCTGTCCGCGACCGTCGAACTGCGTCGCGACGATCCCGAACGTGTAAGCGGGCGCTTCGACGAATGCCACGCCTATAAACAAAAAAGCCAGCCGTTGTCGCAGCAGAGCGCGGGCTGTATTTTTCGCAATCCGCCCGGTGCATCCGCCGGGGCGCTGATCGATCAGGCCGGGCTCAAGGGAAGGAATTGCGGCGGTGCCCGCGTTTCGGAAATTCACGCGAACTTCATCGTCGCGGAGCCCGATACGCGTGTGGCCGACATCCTGCGATTGATTGAACTCATCCGCGAGCAGGTCCGCCGCTGTTTCTCCGTCGAGTTGCAGCCGGAAGTGGAGATTTGGGGAAAAAGGAACCTGGCCGTTTGTTGA
- a CDS encoding D-alanine--D-alanine ligase — MSKMAAKPAHEIPSAGSESKRKTMNITVLAGGPGAERDVSIQSGRAVAEALSRRGHRVTISDISPDDLSALEHPADFVFIALHGQFGEDGTLQAELDRRGLPYVGCGAQASRIAMDKVLAKRAFEEAGVPTPKYVVIEQENDLAALSDFPVPAVVKPAASGSSVDTSIARDREALQTKARHLFRQDGRALIEAYIVGPELTVGILGGMALPVCEIRTRREFYDYHAKYVDENTQYLFDLELSPDLVERVQVVALQAFRALGCEVFSRVDVMIDRETQRPYVLEINTIPGFTSHSLVPKAAARVGIEFDELCERLVEMSLRCRRG, encoded by the coding sequence ATGTCCAAGATGGCGGCGAAACCGGCCCATGAGATTCCCTCGGCCGGGTCGGAGAGCAAACGCAAAACGATGAATATCACCGTGCTCGCCGGCGGCCCCGGAGCGGAGCGGGATGTCAGTATCCAGAGTGGCCGGGCCGTCGCCGAGGCGCTCAGCCGTCGAGGCCACCGGGTTACGATCAGCGATATCTCCCCCGATGACCTGTCCGCGCTCGAGCATCCCGCGGACTTTGTCTTCATCGCCCTTCACGGCCAGTTCGGCGAGGATGGTACGCTCCAGGCCGAGCTCGATCGGCGCGGACTGCCATACGTCGGATGCGGCGCGCAGGCTTCGCGTATCGCCATGGACAAGGTCCTGGCCAAACGCGCCTTCGAAGAGGCCGGCGTCCCCACGCCGAAGTATGTGGTCATCGAACAGGAAAACGATCTCGCCGCGCTGTCGGACTTTCCCGTTCCTGCTGTGGTCAAACCGGCCGCGTCCGGCAGTAGCGTGGACACATCGATTGCCCGCGATCGAGAAGCCTTGCAGACCAAGGCCCGACACCTCTTCCGGCAGGATGGAAGAGCTCTCATCGAAGCGTACATCGTCGGGCCCGAACTGACCGTGGGCATTCTCGGCGGCATGGCGCTTCCCGTCTGCGAGATCCGTACCCGGCGAGAATTCTACGACTACCACGCCAAGTACGTCGACGAAAACACCCAATACCTCTTCGATCTCGAACTTTCGCCCGATCTCGTGGAGCGCGTTCAGGTCGTCGCCCTTCAGGCTTTTCGAGCTCTGGGGTGCGAGGTGTTTTCACGGGTGGACGTCATGATCGATCGCGAAACACAACGTCCCTATGTGTTGGAAATAAACACGATTCCCGGCTTCACGAGCCACTCCCTCGTTCCCAAAGCCGCCGCGCGCGTGGGCATCGAGTTCGACGAGCTCTGCGAACGCCTCGTGGAAATGTCCCTGCGTTGCCGGCGCGGATGA
- a CDS encoding cysteine--tRNA ligase has product MNLTVYNTLTRKKEPFETMRPGEVGIYLCGPTVYKPSHLGHAIGPIIFDAIKRYLAWCGFKVTWVVNVTDVDDKLIVEANKQGCTTLELAERVTADYMKAMKCLHIDTIDLMPKASEHIGDIIGIIQRLVDRGIAYPSGGDVYFDVTKDDDYGKLSNRRVEEQEGQRDLQSGEKRNAGDFALWKASKPDEPDEVKFDSPWGPGRPGWHIECSAMAMRYLGETFDIHGGGMDLIFPHHENEIAQSECATGRPFVKYWMHNGLTRINTKKGESKKIAKSDTDPEMQAALRKMTLHVLLDEYPGELIRFFVLSTQYRRPIEYSDAEIESKRKGLDTFYRLFERVERIARISPYTAADRLGAPKHDEPRWSAAQLLDATLSEASKEHVDAFVRAMNDDFNTAGALAALFDFAGAINRFIEQNKLESGGSKELLDDATNATGRLIATARLIGMFIEPAAKRAAGDDGLTDAVMQVLIQIRQHLRKNKKDYETSDLIRDLLAERKITLEDRPDGTIWRVG; this is encoded by the coding sequence ATGAACCTGACGGTCTATAACACGCTGACACGCAAGAAGGAGCCGTTCGAGACGATGCGCCCGGGCGAGGTGGGCATCTACCTTTGCGGCCCGACGGTCTACAAGCCGAGCCATCTCGGGCACGCCATCGGCCCGATCATCTTCGACGCGATCAAGCGCTACCTGGCCTGGTGCGGATTCAAGGTGACGTGGGTGGTCAACGTCACTGACGTGGACGACAAGCTGATTGTCGAGGCGAACAAGCAGGGCTGCACGACGCTGGAACTGGCGGAGCGCGTTACGGCCGATTACATGAAGGCAATGAAGTGTCTCCACATCGACACCATCGACCTCATGCCCAAGGCGTCGGAGCACATCGGAGACATTATCGGGATCATCCAACGACTGGTGGATCGAGGCATCGCGTATCCATCCGGCGGCGACGTGTACTTCGATGTCACCAAGGACGACGACTACGGGAAGCTATCCAATCGCCGCGTGGAGGAGCAGGAGGGCCAGCGCGATTTGCAGAGCGGCGAGAAACGCAATGCAGGGGATTTTGCCCTCTGGAAGGCGTCCAAGCCGGATGAGCCGGACGAGGTCAAGTTCGATTCACCCTGGGGTCCCGGACGCCCCGGGTGGCACATCGAGTGTTCCGCGATGGCCATGCGCTATCTCGGCGAGACGTTCGACATCCACGGGGGCGGCATGGACCTCATCTTCCCCCACCACGAGAACGAGATCGCGCAGTCGGAGTGCGCGACGGGCCGGCCTTTCGTCAAGTACTGGATGCACAATGGCCTGACGCGGATCAACACGAAGAAGGGTGAATCGAAAAAGATCGCCAAGTCGGATACCGATCCGGAAATGCAGGCGGCGCTGCGGAAGATGACGTTGCACGTGCTGCTCGACGAGTATCCCGGAGAGCTGATCCGCTTCTTTGTCCTGAGCACGCAATATCGCCGGCCGATCGAATACTCCGACGCGGAAATCGAAAGCAAGCGCAAGGGACTCGATACGTTCTACCGCTTGTTCGAGCGCGTGGAGCGCATCGCCCGAATTTCGCCTTACACGGCGGCGGATCGGCTGGGCGCGCCGAAGCATGACGAACCCCGCTGGTCGGCGGCCCAGCTTCTTGATGCGACGCTTTCGGAAGCGAGCAAGGAGCACGTTGATGCGTTCGTGCGGGCGATGAACGACGACTTCAACACGGCCGGGGCGCTGGCGGCGCTGTTCGATTTCGCCGGGGCGATCAACCGCTTCATCGAACAGAACAAGCTGGAGTCCGGGGGGTCGAAAGAACTGCTCGACGACGCCACCAACGCTACGGGACGGCTGATCGCCACGGCGCGGCTGATCGGCATGTTCATCGAACCCGCGGCGAAGCGTGCCGCCGGTGACGACGGACTGACTGACGCGGTAATGCAGGTGCTGATCCAGATCCGCCAGCACCTGCGCAAGAACAAGAAGGACTACGAAACGTCCGACCTGATCCGCGACCTTCTGGCGGAGCGCAAGATCACGCTGGAGGACCGACCGGACGGGACAATCTGGCGCGTGGGATGA
- a CDS encoding 2-C-methyl-D-erythritol 2,4-cyclodiphosphate synthase — translation MRVGIGYDLHRLAAGRRLILGGVEVPFELGLIGHSDADVVLHAVADALLGAAGLPDIGDLFPDSDPVYRGADSKLILVEVVRRVRERGGRPVNLDVIVHAEAPKLGDLKRKMGASMAELIGLSADAVNVKAKTNEGVGPVGRGEAMACTAVALVEIESRGNQLP, via the coding sequence CTGCGCGTGGGAATCGGCTATGATCTGCACCGGCTCGCCGCGGGACGTCGGCTGATCCTGGGCGGCGTCGAGGTCCCCTTCGAGCTCGGACTTATCGGACATAGCGATGCGGATGTTGTGCTGCACGCGGTGGCCGACGCCCTCCTGGGCGCAGCCGGGCTGCCGGACATCGGCGACCTGTTCCCGGACAGCGATCCGGTATATCGCGGCGCGGACAGCAAGTTGATCCTGGTCGAGGTGGTTCGACGCGTACGCGAGCGTGGCGGACGCCCTGTCAATCTCGACGTCATTGTCCACGCCGAGGCGCCCAAGTTAGGCGACCTCAAGCGGAAGATGGGCGCGTCGATGGCGGAGTTGATTGGTCTGTCAGCAGACGCCGTGAACGTCAAGGCCAAGACGAACGAAGGCGTAGGACCTGTGGGCCGGGGCGAGGCCATGGCCTGCACGGCCGTGGCGCTCGTGGAAATCGAATCGCGTGGAAACCAATTGCCGTGA
- a CDS encoding thrombospondin type 3 repeat-containing protein — MRRASTVLGFWLTCGLALAVAAVFIPGCPPAPPSNGNTNGNTNGNNNGNDNTPGEDADGDGVTDAADLCPDTPAGAEVDADGCADTQRDTDGDGVFDAFDDCPDTPANTTVGNDGCPIDDPDLDSDGVPNDQDLCPGTPARVAVDANGCSAAQRDTDGDGVSDADDDCPRTPAGADVDANGCRITAGGPDSDGDGVNDDVDDCPDTPAGATVDATGCAPSQLDSDNDGVTDDVDVCGGTMAGATVDAQGCSAAQRDTDGDGVNDAVDQCPDTPAGTAVGADGCPTGGGGGGGGGGGGAVCGNGVVETGEGCEPPNTPTCDANCQITSGGGLANNSCSSPTAIGESTRQYSNVGATTDGPADCTFFGNAQTDSDIWYCYTATCTEQVIVSLCGSQYDTKLVVYNGCDCPTGDPQEVEACSDDACGNGNESRLTISAVAGQQYLIRVGGFRGDQNNDQGAGTLTVYCESDPNRGDNACLNSQGDCFAGHMGAGCETTEVCTNTCNADPYCCDTLWDDLCGEKADGIVNGFPSCSPASGACEVGRATPGCNDVDCCQAVCEQDPFCCLTQWDGVCAAEIGPVCALFPACGMGGSCFEANALVPGCDNAACCALVCAQDGACCTDGWDEICVNAATTLCR; from the coding sequence ATGCGTCGTGCTTCGACTGTGCTCGGATTCTGGCTCACCTGCGGATTGGCCTTGGCCGTGGCCGCGGTTTTCATCCCCGGTTGTCCGCCGGCGCCGCCCTCGAACGGCAACACCAACGGCAATACGAATGGCAACAACAATGGCAACGACAACACGCCGGGTGAAGACGCCGATGGCGACGGCGTGACCGATGCCGCTGATCTCTGTCCCGACACGCCCGCGGGCGCCGAGGTCGATGCCGACGGCTGTGCCGATACGCAACGTGACACCGACGGTGACGGCGTATTCGACGCCTTTGATGACTGCCCGGACACGCCCGCCAATACCACGGTCGGCAACGACGGGTGTCCGATTGACGATCCCGACCTCGACAGCGACGGCGTGCCCAACGATCAGGACCTTTGTCCCGGAACGCCCGCGCGCGTCGCGGTAGATGCCAACGGCTGCTCCGCCGCCCAGCGCGATACCGATGGCGACGGCGTCAGCGACGCGGATGACGATTGCCCGCGTACCCCGGCCGGGGCGGATGTCGACGCCAACGGATGCCGCATTACTGCCGGCGGACCCGACTCCGACGGTGACGGCGTCAACGACGACGTGGACGACTGTCCCGATACCCCCGCTGGCGCGACTGTGGATGCCACCGGCTGCGCGCCCAGCCAGCTTGACTCTGACAACGATGGTGTGACCGATGACGTGGACGTGTGCGGCGGCACCATGGCCGGTGCGACGGTTGACGCCCAGGGATGCTCCGCCGCCCAACGCGATACCGACGGTGACGGCGTCAACGATGCGGTCGATCAGTGTCCGGATACGCCCGCCGGCACGGCCGTGGGCGCTGACGGTTGCCCGACCGGCGGTGGGGGTGGCGGAGGCGGTGGCGGCGGCGGAGCCGTCTGTGGAAACGGCGTGGTCGAAACCGGTGAAGGTTGCGAGCCGCCCAACACGCCGACCTGCGACGCGAACTGCCAGATCACCAGCGGCGGCGGACTGGCCAACAACAGTTGCTCCAGCCCCACGGCCATTGGCGAAAGCACGCGCCAGTACAGCAACGTCGGCGCCACAACGGACGGACCAGCCGACTGCACGTTCTTCGGCAATGCTCAGACCGATTCGGACATCTGGTACTGTTACACCGCCACCTGCACGGAGCAGGTCATCGTCAGCCTGTGCGGCAGCCAATACGACACTAAGCTCGTTGTCTACAACGGATGCGATTGCCCCACCGGCGACCCGCAGGAGGTCGAGGCTTGCAGCGATGACGCTTGCGGCAACGGGAACGAGTCGCGCCTTACCATCTCAGCCGTTGCGGGTCAGCAGTACCTGATCCGCGTAGGCGGATTCCGGGGCGACCAGAACAACGACCAGGGTGCCGGCACGTTAACGGTTTATTGCGAAAGCGACCCCAACCGTGGCGACAACGCCTGTCTGAACAGCCAGGGCGATTGCTTCGCGGGGCATATGGGTGCCGGATGCGAAACGACGGAAGTCTGCACGAACACGTGCAACGCGGACCCGTACTGCTGCGACACGCTCTGGGATGACCTGTGCGGGGAAAAAGCCGACGGTATCGTCAATGGTTTCCCCTCATGCTCGCCCGCGTCCGGTGCCTGCGAAGTGGGACGGGCCACGCCCGGCTGCAACGACGTGGACTGCTGCCAGGCGGTCTGTGAACAGGATCCGTTCTGTTGTCTGACCCAGTGGGACGGCGTCTGCGCCGCGGAAATCGGCCCCGTCTGCGCATTGTTCCCGGCCTGCGGCATGGGAGGTAGTTGTTTCGAGGCCAATGCTCTGGTCCCGGGTTGCGACAACGCCGCCTGCTGTGCGCTGGTCTGTGCCCAGGACGGCGCCTGTTGCACCGACGGCTGGGACGAGATCTGC